The Chryseolinea soli nucleotide sequence GCAAAGACGGGAAGACGTTTTGTTTATTTGTATTTTTGAATTTCCCCCTGCCTCTATGATGTGGATAATTGTTATAGCGCTCCTCTTAATAGGCATTGCGCTCCTCATTGCAGAGCTGATCTTTATTCCAGGTACCACCGTCGTCGGCTTGTTGGGTTTGATCTTCTCGATTGTCGGCGTTGTTATCAGTTATCAGCATTTTGGAAGCACAGTCGGATTCTATGTCCTCATGGTCACCATCGCCGCCCTGGTGGTAGCCGTTTTCTACAGTTTTCGCACCGGCGCGTGGACCCGCTTTTCATTAAAATCGTCGATCGACAGCCGGGTAAATGAGGGCATCATGTCAACGGTGCACATAGGCGATGAGGGCGTTACGCTTTCTACCCTCCGGCCTATGGGGAAAGCGCAGTTTCATGACAAGACTTTCGAGGTAAAGACCTCCGGCAATTATATCAATCAAGGCGAAAAGGTAAAGATCGTTCAGATCGAGTCACACCAAATCACAGTAGAAACTATCAACTAATCAATACATACTCATGGAAGCTGCGTCATTACTGATCCTGGTCTTTGGCGGGATCATTCTCTTTTTTGTGTTTCTTTATTTTGTTCCGGTCAACCTCTGGATCACGGCCCTGTTTTCGGGCGTGAAGGTGGGCTTGTTCGAACTTATCTTTATGCGGATCCGCAAAGTGCCACCCCGCATTGTTGTGGATTCACTCATCACGGCTACGAAGGCCGGTTTGAAAATCTCTTCTAATGAATTGGAAACGCACTACCTCGCCGGAGGAAACGTGCCCAATGTTATTCGCGCGCTCATTTCGGCCGACAAGGCCAACATCAGCCTGAGCTTTAAACAAGCCACCGCCATCGACCTGGCAGGTCGCGACGTGTTTCAGGCTGTTCAGATCTCGGTAAATCCCAAAGTGATCACTACCCCGAAGGTTGCGGCCGTGGCTTCGGATGGTATTCAGCTTATTGCCGTGGCCCGTGTTACGGTGCGTGCCAGCATTGCCCAGTTGGTGGGGGGTGCCGGTGAAGACACTATTTTGGCTCGTGTCGGTGAAGGTATCGTGTCGTCTATCGGTTCTGCTAAGTCGCACAAAGACGTGCTTGAAAGCCCCGACA carries:
- the floA gene encoding flotillin-like protein FloA (flotillin-like protein involved in membrane lipid rafts), which translates into the protein MEAASLLILVFGGIILFFVFLYFVPVNLWITALFSGVKVGLFELIFMRIRKVPPRIVVDSLITATKAGLKISSNELETHYLAGGNVPNVIRALISADKANISLSFKQATAIDLAGRDVFQAVQISVNPKVITTPKVAAVASDGIQLIAVARVTVRASIAQLVGGAGEDTILARVGEGIVSSIGSAKSHKDVLESPDKISKLVLSRGLDAGTAFEILSIDIADVDVGANIGAKLQIDQASADLKVAEARAEERRAMAVALDQEMKAKAQEARAKVIEAEAEIPKAIAAAFVNGNLGIMDYYKMQNVQADTEMRQAISGSGKGTTGSPKKEQP
- a CDS encoding NfeD family protein, producing the protein MMWIIVIALLLIGIALLIAELIFIPGTTVVGLLGLIFSIVGVVISYQHFGSTVGFYVLMVTIAALVVAVFYSFRTGAWTRFSLKSSIDSRVNEGIMSTVHIGDEGVTLSTLRPMGKAQFHDKTFEVKTSGNYINQGEKVKIVQIESHQITVETIN